The Paenibacillus sp. MBLB1832 genome has a window encoding:
- the rfbB gene encoding dTDP-glucose 4,6-dehydratase: MQSLLVTGGMGFIGSNFIHYWKEHHPEDRIVNVDALTYAGNRDNLRMMEGQLGYAFVHGSISDEALMMRLLQGIDVVVHFAAESHVDRSIEHPGGFVMTNVMGTQILLEAARQRQVKKFIHISTDEVYGSLGDEGAFSEMTPIAPNSPYSASKAGSDLLVRAYYETYGFPAVITRCSNNYGPRQFPEKLIPLGITRALRDGIIPLYGDGLHVRDWLYVEDHCSAIERVIAAGVPGEVYNIGGQNERTNVEVVKRILALLGKSEQLIQYVTDRLGHDRRYAMDSSKIHRELGWAPAYSFEQGLAKTLDWYVQETAWCARIADGSYRCHKEEDPS, encoded by the coding sequence ATGCAATCATTGCTAGTGACGGGCGGTATGGGCTTTATTGGAAGCAATTTTATTCACTATTGGAAGGAACATCACCCTGAGGATCGTATCGTGAATGTTGATGCACTTACGTATGCAGGTAATCGGGATAACCTTCGCATGATGGAAGGGCAATTAGGATATGCGTTCGTTCATGGCAGTATCAGCGATGAGGCGCTTATGATGAGGCTCCTGCAAGGGATAGATGTGGTCGTTCATTTTGCAGCGGAATCGCATGTAGATCGCAGTATTGAGCACCCTGGCGGCTTCGTGATGACGAATGTGATGGGAACTCAAATCTTGCTTGAAGCTGCACGACAACGGCAAGTGAAGAAGTTTATTCATATTTCCACGGATGAAGTATATGGCTCCCTTGGAGATGAAGGGGCATTCAGTGAAATGACGCCAATCGCTCCGAACTCTCCTTATTCCGCTAGCAAAGCGGGCTCCGATTTACTCGTCCGCGCCTACTATGAAACCTATGGCTTTCCCGCTGTCATTACCCGCTGTTCCAACAATTACGGCCCCCGTCAATTTCCCGAAAAACTGATTCCCCTTGGGATCACCCGCGCCCTTCGTGATGGCATCATTCCCCTCTATGGTGATGGTTTACATGTTCGAGACTGGCTGTACGTTGAGGATCATTGTTCTGCCATTGAACGAGTGATCGCCGCTGGTGTTCCTGGAGAAGTGTACAACATCGGCGGTCAAAATGAACGAACGAATGTGGAGGTTGTAAAGCGGATCTTAGCGCTGCTAGGCAAATCGGAGCAATTAATTCAATACGTTACGGATCGCTTGGGGCATGATCGCAGATATGCGATGGATAGCTCGAAGATACATCGGGAGCTAGGCTGGGCACCTGCGTATTCGTTTGAGCAAGGACTTGCGAAGACGCTGGATTGGTATGTCCAAGAAACGGCATGGTGTGCCCGTATTGCTGATGGCTCGTACCGATGCCATAAGGAAGAGGATCCCTCATGA